TGGGGGATTGGCAGCCCCTGGGTTCCCATGGGAAGGGTTTGAGgtttttccttcctgcccccGGAGCTGCACAGAGTCCCTGCTGTCCCCGGCTGGCACGGGGCAGTGCCCCATGCTCCGGCTGCTTTGCACAGGCTCTGAGTGTCTGTCTGCCCGGTCCCTTCCCCAGGCTGGTCCCAGGGACTGCTGCGCCTTGGGCGGGACTCCCTGGGAGGCAGCAGGATGGACACACAGACATGGGCACAGCTGGCgcagagcaaagcagtgccCTTTGCCCAGAGCCCCTCAGTCCCATCGGCTGTGCCTCGGCATCTTTAGGTGCGTGCCAGCACCCTGGAAACACCCAGCCAGGACAGCACCCAGCAGAGGATGCCATCAGGTTGCATCGTCTGCCAAGGACTGGGCAAAACCTCCACTACCCTCACCTGGTACCAGCGGTGAGCTGTCATCTGTCCCCTTACACCTCCGCTCCCACCGAGATCCCAGCATTCCATTCCCCTCTCCTTGAAAGCACAGCTGGGCACTGGGATGCAGGAGGCTGGGGGATCCCATCAGACCCACTCTCTGCTGGCAAAGGGTGCCCTTTCAGTGCCACCCAGTTGCAGGTGGCACGAGGGACAGTAGGGCTCTGCAGGACcgcagggctgggtgcagggATGTGGGCGCTGCAGGTGCTCTGCCCCCTGACTGCAGGGTGGAGGGCAATTGGTCCCATGCTGTAAATAGGGTGCCGGGGCACCGCGGGCACCCCATCGCCCCGGGGCCGTTCATGCATGCGACAGCGGTAACGTCTCTGTATAACCCCGGAGCCCCGCAATAAACTTCTGTTTACAAGAGGTGAATTCCTCCCCACCGCTGCCTCTGATGCTGTGCcatgaggaaaagcaaagcGGTCCCTGCTTCAGCAGAACCTGCGGGGCACAGAGGTGGGGGGACAGCAGGCTGgaggaggctgtggggcaggggagCATGTGGGGCTTTGTGCTGTGCCAGCATGCCAGCAAATCTGTGCACTCACACCTTCATTTGGGCTCCCCTGCAGCCTCGTGGAAGGggagagctcagtgctgtgccacccTTGCACCCAGAGCCTCAGTGTGGGGCCATGGGGATGAGGAGCGCCCAGCccctgctgtgggtgctggcaCTTCCTTGAGCTGCAGTGATTGCGAAGGTGATGGTTTCCCAATCGAGCGGACGTGAGGCCAAACCAGCAGCGTGGTGACGAAGGAGGAAGGACCGTCCTCAGGGAGCTGAGTTGGCTGCGAGAGGAGGtgaggagggggctgggggTCCCTGGGCCAGAATGAGGAGGGAGATATAGGGGCTGCAGCCCATCCGCCGCCCAGGGGGGCACGCAGGGGTGGTGGTGGGAACAGCACAGGGCACAACGCCTGGGGTGACATTAAGCTGCCTGCCCACAGCACCAGCACTATGGCACTGCTGGGTCACATCCTGCCACCACCACCtccgctgctgctgctgctactgccaTACAGCCTTGCTGCACCGTGCCACCCACAGCCCAACGCCACGCACTTCATCTGCACGGATCCCACTCTCAGCACTTTCCCCTCCGGACTTCCTCCTACCACCGTGGCCATCTCAGTGGAGTTCACTGCTGTGACCACCATATCTCCCAATGCGCTGGCCGGGCTGCCCcatctgcaggagctgcacctCTCCTCCAACCGCCTGGCCGTGCTTCCAGAGGCCCTGCTGCAACCCGTACCCACCCTGCGCATCCTTGACCTGACCGACAACCTCCTGCCCGACCTCCCTGCTGGCATTTTCCATCACTCCATCAACCTGCGGCACCTGGTGCTGCAAGGGAAcctcctgcaggcactgcagccaGCCTGGTTCGTGCACCTGACCCAGCTGCATTGGCTCAACCTGGCAGGCAATGCTCTGCTCGAGGTGCCCCCCGCTGCCCTCCACCCGCTGCGCTCCCTGCGCAGCCTGGATCTGGCACACAATCGCCTGCATCACCTCCATGCTGATACATTCAGGGGGTTGCAGATGCTTGAGCGGCTCGACCTGGAAGGCAACCAGCTCCGTGCACTGCCACCAACCCTCTTCATGCCCACCCCTGCTCTGCGCCTGCTCTTCCTGCAGAGCAACACCCTGCAGGTGCTGCCCGATGGCATTTTCTCCCCACTGCTCCATCTCCGTGTCCTCGACCTGGCACACAACCAtctgcaggctctgcagctgcccccACGCTCCCCTGGCCCCCCGCTGTCCCTCGACATCTCAGGGAACCCCTGGGTCTGTGAGTGCTCattgctggcactgctgcaggatgcagccccgcagctcactgctgcccaTGACACACGCTgtgccagccctgcacagcaccgGGGGCAGGAGGTGGCTGCTGTGAGCCAGGCTGGCTGTGACCACGGAGGGAACAAACAGAGTCCCATGGGTCACTAAGGAAGGGGTTCAGCACCGTGTCCCCCCCCCTCTAACCCTCccagggaaactgaggcaatGAGAACAGGGCTGTCCCCATCCCAGTgattcccatccccatcccagtgATTCCCATCCCTATCCTACCCCCTCCATCCCAAAGCCTCCCAGCTTCACCCTTCCTGGTTCACACCATCCCATGTCCCATCTCTCTGTCCCCATCCTTACAAAAAACCGCATTAAATGGAttctccttgttctgctgtgctgccacctGCGCTGTCCTGTGAAGTTCATGAATGAAAGGCGGTGATGGCTGCCATGCCCTGTGGCCAagtccatcccatcccctccatgTTCCATGCCCCCTGCCTGCTCCCATCCAGGCCAGCCCGATCCCCTGGGGTGACCCTCCTGGACAACACAGCGTCCCCAAGTTCCCCACCATCAGGTGACACTGAGCCCTGGGGACAGACAGAGGGGTCACGGGGTGCTGTCACGGGGAGGCGTGACATAAAGACACTGCATGGGGACACCCGGTGCAGGGTCACTCGCTATGGGGACAAGTGACACGTGGACACACACAGCAAAGGGACACTCAATATGGGGACAAACAGGGAGGAGTGCCGGCGGGGGGACACCAGCGAGGCACAGGGCCACCTGTTGTGGGACATCCTGCTCGGGGACACCTGGAAGGGGACACCTGGCACGGGGTTACTGGGTAGGGGGACAACGGCCGGGAGTCCCCTCGTGGCCGCATCCCCTCAACCTTCCCAAAGTCCCGCCCCTCCCTCCCGATTGGCCGCGGAGCGCCCCACCCCTTCGCTGATTGGCTCCCGCCTCGCTATGAACGCGACGCTGGGCGGGGACGAGGAGGGGGGTTACGATCGCGACCGGGAATCTCGATCGTGACCGGAGGTGGCGATATTCCACCCCACCCCCTCCCCGCAGTGAGTACGAAGCTGGGGTTTTGGAACAGCATGAGAGCGGGACGGGGGGGGTCCGGGGGTCCGAGGATGGGGGCGGCGGGGGCACCGCGATGTCCCATGGGACCCCTGAGAGTCCCCGGCGGGGAcacctccccccccaccccctccgACGCCCCCTAGAGGACGGAGGGAGTCCTGCATCCCCCAACCCCCTTCCCAAGGACCCCCTTCCGCAGGGATCCAGCCCCTCTTCCATCCCTCGAGACCCAACCCCACTGCGTCCTGGTGGGGTGGGAGGTGAGCACGGAACCCCATCCAATCCCCCATCCACCCCCCTAAAATCCCCATCCCCTGCGGTTCAGTGGCCTCCCGGTGCTTTCCACTCGTGCCATGAGTTTGCAGTGCTCGGCACCACGTGTCCTTTCTCTCTCCACCGCAGCGATGTCAGCCAACAACGCGGCACCAGCACGAAAAGAGCTGCAGGTAGGGCCATGGGGAGGGTCCATGGGCTGGGGGCACTGCAGGATCCCAGCTCCTCACTGTTCTCTATGGCCACCCTACAGCAGAGCGCGGTGGGGCGGGTGGCCAGCCTGCCCCTGGTGAGCTCTGCCTGCGGCATCGTGTCCAGTGCCTACAGCTCCACCAAGAAGAGCCACCCCTACATCTGCTCTGTGTGTGATGCTGCTGAGAAGGGGGTGAGGACTCTGACAGCAGCGGCAGTCAGTAGGGCGCAGCCCATCCTCACCAAGTTGGAGCCACAGCGTGAGTGGGGCACCCCACAAGTCTGGGGATGGGGAGTGTTATGGGGTTccacatctgatttttttttggggggggcttTTAGTATCCACTGCTAATGAATACGCGTGCAGAGGGCTGGATAAGCTGGAGGAGAAGCTGCCCATCTTGCAGCAGCCCACTGAGAAGGTAATGTCCCTATAGGGCAGGGCAGCCTTGGGTGCACTGCTGGGACAAactgctctgttctgtgccCTCCAGGTGGTGGCAGGGACCAGAGAGTTGGTGTTGCGCACAGTGATGGGTGTGCGGGAAGCAGTGAGCGGTGCTGTGGGAATGGCCTATGGGGCCGTGCAGGGCAGAGTGCAGAGGACACAGAGGATATTGAGCTGCAGCGTTGACACCGTTGCGGGCACCCGTCTGGGTCAGCTGCTGGCAAATGGGACCGAGTCGGTGCTGGAGAAGTCGGAGGAGCTGGTGGAGCATTACCTGCCTGGGATGGACAAGGGGCCGGGTGagtgcccactgccctgtgctgagcCATCTCCTTCTTTTTATGGGGTGTAACCCCGTGTTGGGACTGAACCCCAtccccagggctcagcactgctctggtaCCGTGGGCTCTGGGTGCCACGATGGGAGGTGGGCACTGAAAGTCCCCAcctgcagagcagccttcaGCCCTCTGccagggcagcgctgagccTCGCAGAGCCACCGTAACCCAGAGGATGTTTCCTGCATGGGGAAACATGTAGAGCAGCAGTGGGTGAACTCTCAcctggaaagcagagagcaaatATAGCCCTGTGTGCCATCAGCCTGCATGAGCTGAGTATTTATagctcagcacagggcagcgGTGGGCAGAGCTGGCACTGTGTCACCGCAGAGGTGACCGCAGGGGCGGAGGGGACACCTCCAATGACTGGGAGCCAAACACCCTGCGCTGTGACACGGAGCTCAGGGCACATCCTTGGGGATGCTCTGCACCCTGTGCAGCTCTCACCATCACCCTGCAGCAGATGGCACCGAGGTGACTTCAAGGGAGCAGCGGCGGAGGCGGCAGAGCTGCATGGTGCGCGTGGGCTCACTTTCGGCCAAGCTGAAGCACCGCGCGCTGCGACGGTCCCTGGGTGAGCTGCAGTGGgcccagcacagtgcacagCAAGCCCTCAGCAGCCTGCACCGCATCATCGAGCTGGTAAGGCTGCAgccatccccacatccccacctgGATCACAGCAGTGCACTCTTGGTGTTTTCCATCCGTTAGATCCAGCAGGGCCAGCACAGCGTGGACGGCTCGTTGCACAGCGCCCGGCAGCATCTGCACCACATGTGGCTGGAGTGGAGCCTGCAGGATGATGCACCCATGGAGGACAAGCAAGTAGGGGAAGGCCGCTCCTCAGCAGGGTGTAAGGCAATGGGGTCGGGGCTGTGCCCCAGCAGCGCTGCcttcttgctgctttccaggTGGAGATAAGGACCATGGCCATGCTGCGAGGGCtcctgaagcagctgcaggctgcctgcgCCCATCTCCCCATCCGAGGGCTGCCGAGCAGCGTGCAGGACACAGTGGGGCACGTGAAGCACGGTGTGGAAGGGTTGCACAGCTCCCTGTCCCGTGCTTGTTCCTTCCATGACCTGTCTGGCatggtgctggagcagagccgGCAGCGTGTGCTGCAAGCGCAGCTGAGCATCGATGAGCTCCTGGAGTACGTggggcagcacacagccctgccatGGATTGTGGGACCCTTTGCTCCCGTCCTCGTGGAATACCCGGAGGATTGTCCCATCGAAATGGCCAAGTGGAATGGCTGTGACTTTGTGGGACACGGGGTGAGCACTGTGCACGGTGACTGCGCAGAAGGAAGCCAACCCCAGTGGGGTCAGCAGCAGGATGGATTCAATCGCCCGGTGTGGGACCTGTGATGCAAGGAAAGGGGGTGGTGGCACGTGAGAAACACCCGTCTTGCCCTGAGCCAAGATGGCATCAGGATTCCTTATCTTAGCATCTTTCGGAGcacatgaaaaagagaaaaacaaaccaaacgATCCCAACCCATCGCTCTGTGCCTCTCATTGAgttgggggagggaagggggacGCGTAGAGCCGGGCTTGGCTCCATCCGGGTGC
The DNA window shown above is from Lagopus muta isolate bLagMut1 chromosome 26, bLagMut1 primary, whole genome shotgun sequence and carries:
- the LRG1 gene encoding leucine-rich alpha-2-glycoprotein, with product MALLGHILPPPPPLLLLLLPYSLAAPCHPQPNATHFICTDPTLSTFPSGLPPTTVAISVEFTAVTTISPNALAGLPHLQELHLSSNRLAVLPEALLQPVPTLRILDLTDNLLPDLPAGIFHHSINLRHLVLQGNLLQALQPAWFVHLTQLHWLNLAGNALLEVPPAALHPLRSLRSLDLAHNRLHHLHADTFRGLQMLERLDLEGNQLRALPPTLFMPTPALRLLFLQSNTLQVLPDGIFSPLLHLRVLDLAHNHLQALQLPPRSPGPPLSLDISGNPWVCECSLLALLQDAAPQLTAAHDTRCASPAQHRGQEVAAVSQAGCDHGGNKQSPMGH
- the LOC125685003 gene encoding perilipin-3-like isoform X1 — protein: MSLQCSAPRVLSLSTAAMSANNAAPARKELQQSAVGRVASLPLVSSACGIVSSAYSSTKKSHPYICSVCDAAEKGVRTLTAAAVSRAQPILTKLEPQLSTANEYACRGLDKLEEKLPILQQPTEKVVAGTRELVLRTVMGVREAVSGAVGMAYGAVQGRVQRTQRILSCSVDTVAGTRLGQLLANGTESVLEKSEELVEHYLPGMDKGPADGTEVTSREQRRRRQSCMVRVGSLSAKLKHRALRRSLGELQWAQHSAQQALSSLHRIIELIQQGQHSVDGSLHSARQHLHHMWLEWSLQDDAPMEDKQVEIRTMAMLRGLLKQLQAACAHLPIRGLPSSVQDTVGHVKHGVEGLHSSLSRACSFHDLSGMVLEQSRQRVLQAQLSIDELLEYVGQHTALPWIVGPFAPVLVEYPEDCPIEMAKWNGCDFVGHGVSTVHGDCAEGSQPQWGQQQDGFNRPVWDL
- the LOC125685003 gene encoding perilipin-3-like isoform X2, with translation MSLQCSAPRVLSLSTAAMSANNAAPARKELQQSAVGRVASLPLVSSACGIVSSAYSSTKKSHPYICSVCDAAEKGVRTLTAAAVSRAQPILTKLEPQLSTANEYACRGLDKLEEKLPILQQPTEKVVAGTRELVLRTVMGVREAVSGAVGMAYGAVQGRVQRTQRILSCSVDTVAGTRLGQLLANGTESVLEKSEELVEHYLPGMDKGPDGTEVTSREQRRRRQSCMVRVGSLSAKLKHRALRRSLGELQWAQHSAQQALSSLHRIIELIQQGQHSVDGSLHSARQHLHHMWLEWSLQDDAPMEDKQVEIRTMAMLRGLLKQLQAACAHLPIRGLPSSVQDTVGHVKHGVEGLHSSLSRACSFHDLSGMVLEQSRQRVLQAQLSIDELLEYVGQHTALPWIVGPFAPVLVEYPEDCPIEMAKWNGCDFVGHGVSTVHGDCAEGSQPQWGQQQDGFNRPVWDL
- the LOC125685003 gene encoding perilipin-3-like isoform X3 — protein: MSANNAAPARKELQQSAVGRVASLPLVSSACGIVSSAYSSTKKSHPYICSVCDAAEKGVRTLTAAAVSRAQPILTKLEPQLSTANEYACRGLDKLEEKLPILQQPTEKVVAGTRELVLRTVMGVREAVSGAVGMAYGAVQGRVQRTQRILSCSVDTVAGTRLGQLLANGTESVLEKSEELVEHYLPGMDKGPADGTEVTSREQRRRRQSCMVRVGSLSAKLKHRALRRSLGELQWAQHSAQQALSSLHRIIELIQQGQHSVDGSLHSARQHLHHMWLEWSLQDDAPMEDKQVEIRTMAMLRGLLKQLQAACAHLPIRGLPSSVQDTVGHVKHGVEGLHSSLSRACSFHDLSGMVLEQSRQRVLQAQLSIDELLEYVGQHTALPWIVGPFAPVLVEYPEDCPIEMAKWNGCDFVGHGVSTVHGDCAEGSQPQWGQQQDGFNRPVWDL
- the LOC125685003 gene encoding perilipin-3-like isoform X4 produces the protein MSANNAAPARKELQSAVGRVASLPLVSSACGIVSSAYSSTKKSHPYICSVCDAAEKGVRTLTAAAVSRAQPILTKLEPQLSTANEYACRGLDKLEEKLPILQQPTEKVVAGTRELVLRTVMGVREAVSGAVGMAYGAVQGRVQRTQRILSCSVDTVAGTRLGQLLANGTESVLEKSEELVEHYLPGMDKGPADGTEVTSREQRRRRQSCMVRVGSLSAKLKHRALRRSLGELQWAQHSAQQALSSLHRIIELIQQGQHSVDGSLHSARQHLHHMWLEWSLQDDAPMEDKQVEIRTMAMLRGLLKQLQAACAHLPIRGLPSSVQDTVGHVKHGVEGLHSSLSRACSFHDLSGMVLEQSRQRVLQAQLSIDELLEYVGQHTALPWIVGPFAPVLVEYPEDCPIEMAKWNGCDFVGHGVSTVHGDCAEGSQPQWGQQQDGFNRPVWDL